One Corynebacterium appendicis CIP 107643 DNA window includes the following coding sequences:
- a CDS encoding helix-turn-helix transcriptional regulator: protein MARAQMGAQRSTDGQTRTRIMDCMLRSGPATAAELAEQVGLSPAGVRRHIDKLLDSDLVEACEAPAQSPAGKPVRGRPAQHYRLTDSGRDHFGSGYDELALAAFAEVKALGGREAVRKLARKRAERLLGVAGSVDKRKVRDAEGVAHAAAEVADAFAAHGYAAETNHVGSGLQLCQHHCPVHAVAVEYPEICEAEHELIAELVGSTVAPLALIANGDGVCTAHISLARSTKLEETQCERSGDDD, encoded by the coding sequence ATGGCACGTGCACAGATGGGCGCGCAACGGTCGACCGACGGTCAGACCCGCACGCGCATCATGGACTGCATGCTCCGGTCCGGGCCCGCCACCGCTGCCGAGCTCGCCGAGCAAGTCGGTCTCTCACCTGCCGGCGTACGCCGGCACATAGACAAGTTGCTCGACTCAGACCTGGTGGAGGCATGCGAAGCCCCGGCGCAATCGCCGGCGGGGAAACCGGTGCGTGGGCGTCCCGCTCAGCACTACCGCCTCACCGACAGCGGCCGGGACCACTTCGGCAGCGGCTACGACGAGCTCGCGCTCGCAGCTTTCGCCGAAGTCAAAGCGCTCGGCGGTCGCGAAGCCGTGAGGAAGCTCGCGCGCAAGCGGGCGGAGCGGTTGTTGGGAGTGGCGGGGAGCGTCGATAAGCGAAAAGTCCGCGATGCGGAAGGTGTGGCGCACGCCGCAGCCGAGGTCGCGGACGCATTCGCAGCCCACGGCTACGCCGCTGAAACGAACCACGTAGGCTCGGGTCTGCAACTGTGCCAGCACCACTGTCCGGTACACGCCGTCGCGGTCGAATACCCGGAAATCTGTGAGGCAGAGCACGAGTTAATTGCGGAACTGGTAGGTTCCACCGTCGCACCGTTGGCGCTGATCGCGAACGGTGACGGGGTGTGCACCGCGCATATCAGTCTCGCAAGGAGCACCAAGCTGGAGGAAACACAATGCGAAAGGAGCGGAGACGATGACTAG
- a CDS encoding COX15/CtaA family protein — MSFWDRLKSTPTVKAQRIFALIVLVAQAGITFTGSLVRVTGSGLGCDTWPLCHEGSLFPVPGANPWVHQVIEFGNRTLTFVVAAATIVLFIAVLRANRRKEIIVLSVVSGVGVLVQAIIGGISVLLDLRWWSVAIHFLPSMILVFVAAVLYMRVAEPDDIAPERRYSPTARWLVVAAAVALCVVLVTGTMVTGSGPHSGDAAAGMEGRLELPTRTLAYVHAASMYIYLAFTMFAVYILRRDNAPKDAYKSSLVLIAMIVVQWAIGVGQFYLGVPRWTVPMHIVMSGVVVAFTAFLFAHGNRRLPLLEAGQYNTSSS; from the coding sequence ATGAGCTTCTGGGACCGCCTGAAGAGCACCCCCACTGTGAAGGCACAACGCATTTTCGCCCTCATCGTGCTCGTCGCACAGGCAGGCATCACCTTCACCGGTTCGCTCGTGCGCGTCACCGGCTCCGGCCTCGGCTGTGACACGTGGCCGTTGTGCCACGAAGGCTCCCTCTTCCCGGTGCCGGGCGCGAACCCGTGGGTGCACCAGGTCATCGAATTCGGCAACAGAACCCTGACCTTCGTCGTGGCAGCAGCGACGATCGTGCTGTTCATCGCCGTACTGAGGGCTAACCGCCGCAAGGAAATCATCGTGCTGTCCGTCGTCTCCGGCGTCGGCGTGCTGGTGCAGGCCATCATCGGAGGCATCTCCGTGCTTCTCGACCTGCGCTGGTGGTCCGTGGCCATCCACTTCCTGCCGTCGATGATCCTCGTCTTCGTCGCCGCCGTGCTGTACATGCGTGTCGCTGAGCCCGACGACATCGCGCCTGAGCGCCGCTACTCCCCGACCGCGCGCTGGCTCGTTGTCGCCGCAGCCGTCGCCCTGTGCGTCGTGCTTGTCACCGGCACCATGGTCACCGGGTCCGGGCCGCACTCCGGCGACGCCGCCGCCGGCATGGAAGGTCGCCTCGAGCTGCCCACACGCACCCTCGCCTATGTGCACGCCGCGTCGATGTACATTTATCTCGCCTTCACCATGTTCGCCGTATACATCCTGCGCCGCGACAACGCCCCGAAAGACGCCTACAAGAGCTCCCTGGTGCTCATCGCCATGATCGTGGTGCAGTGGGCAATTGGTGTCGGCCAGTTCTATCTCGGCGTGCCGCGCTGGACCGTGCCCATGCACATCGTCATGTCCGGCGTCGTCGTCGCATTCACCGCATTCCTCTTCGCCCACGGCAACCGGCGTCTTCCGCTGCTGGAGGCGGGGCAGTACAACACGAGCTCGTCGTAG
- the tkt gene encoding transketolase, with amino-acid sequence MTVARYPEDWTAEDTRAVDAVRVLAADAVENCGSGHPGTAMSLAPLAYTLYQRVMRHDPADPHWIGRDRFVLSNGHSSLTQYIQLYLGGFGLEIEDLKALRTWGSKTPGHPEYNHTAGVEITTGPLGQGLASAVGMAMAARRERGLFDPGAAPGESPFDHFIYVIAGDGDLQEGVTSEASSLAGTQQLGNLIAFWDDNRISIEDDTQIALNEDVLARYEAYGWQTLTVESGEDVTAILEAVEQAKAETAKPTMIRVKTVIGYPAPNMMNTGAVHGAALGADEVAAVKEVLGFDASTAFPVEDTIIEHTRKLVDRGADAHKQWQELFDAWATANPDNKDLLDRLSARELPAGWADELPTWEPDEKGIATRKASEASIQALAKTLPELWGGSADLAGSNNTLIKGEASFGPEAISTDMFTAHPYGRNLHFGIREHGMGAIMNGIALHGNTRVYGGTFLIFSEYLYPAIRVAALSGIDGYYVFTHDSIGLGEDGPTHQPVETLTALRAIPDLAVIRPADANETAAAWKAALEADPQPKALALSRQNLPVLEGTKEKALDGVARGAYILVEASTGTPDVILMGSGSEVQLAVAAAKELEADGIATRVVSMPSMDWFLQQERSYIDEIIPRDVLARVSVEAGVAMPWFRFTGDQGRNVSLEHFGASAPGAELFERFGFTTDAVVAAARESLDSVRTRTADSAADPERGPVRGDGV; translated from the coding sequence ATGACCGTGGCCCGCTACCCGGAGGACTGGACCGCAGAAGACACCCGCGCCGTGGACGCTGTCCGCGTCCTGGCTGCCGACGCAGTGGAGAACTGCGGTTCGGGCCACCCTGGCACCGCAATGTCGCTGGCCCCGCTGGCGTACACGCTCTATCAGCGCGTCATGCGCCACGACCCGGCTGACCCGCACTGGATCGGCCGCGACCGTTTCGTGCTGTCGAACGGCCATTCGTCGCTCACGCAGTACATCCAGCTCTACCTCGGCGGCTTCGGCCTCGAAATCGAAGACCTCAAGGCGCTGCGCACCTGGGGCTCAAAGACACCGGGCCACCCGGAGTACAACCACACCGCCGGCGTGGAGATCACCACGGGGCCGCTCGGCCAGGGCCTCGCCTCGGCCGTGGGCATGGCCATGGCCGCCCGCCGCGAGCGCGGCCTCTTCGACCCGGGCGCAGCTCCCGGCGAGTCGCCCTTCGACCACTTCATCTACGTCATCGCCGGCGACGGCGACCTGCAGGAGGGCGTGACCAGCGAGGCCAGCTCCCTTGCCGGCACTCAGCAGCTGGGCAACCTCATCGCCTTCTGGGACGACAACCGCATCTCCATCGAGGACGACACGCAGATCGCCTTGAACGAGGACGTGCTCGCCCGCTACGAGGCATACGGCTGGCAGACGCTCACCGTCGAGTCCGGCGAGGACGTCACCGCGATTCTCGAGGCCGTCGAGCAGGCGAAGGCGGAGACGGCGAAGCCGACGATGATCCGTGTCAAGACGGTCATCGGCTACCCCGCCCCGAACATGATGAACACGGGCGCGGTCCACGGCGCCGCCCTCGGCGCCGACGAGGTCGCCGCGGTCAAGGAAGTGCTCGGCTTCGACGCTTCCACAGCGTTCCCCGTCGAGGACACCATCATCGAGCACACACGCAAGCTCGTCGACCGCGGCGCCGACGCCCACAAGCAATGGCAAGAGCTTTTCGACGCCTGGGCTACCGCAAACCCCGACAACAAGGACCTCCTGGACCGCCTTTCCGCCCGCGAACTGCCGGCTGGCTGGGCCGACGAGCTGCCGACGTGGGAGCCGGACGAGAAGGGCATCGCCACCCGCAAAGCCTCCGAGGCATCCATCCAGGCTCTAGCGAAGACTCTGCCGGAACTGTGGGGCGGCTCGGCCGACCTGGCCGGCTCCAACAACACCCTGATCAAGGGCGAGGCATCGTTCGGCCCGGAGGCGATCTCCACCGACATGTTCACCGCGCACCCCTACGGCCGCAATCTGCACTTCGGCATCCGCGAGCACGGCATGGGCGCGATCATGAACGGCATCGCCCTGCACGGAAATACCCGCGTCTACGGCGGCACCTTCCTCATCTTCTCGGAGTACCTCTACCCCGCCATCCGCGTCGCAGCGCTGTCGGGCATCGACGGATACTACGTCTTCACCCACGACTCCATCGGCCTCGGCGAGGACGGTCCGACCCACCAGCCCGTCGAGACGCTCACGGCTCTGCGCGCCATCCCGGACCTCGCCGTGATCCGCCCGGCCGATGCCAACGAGACCGCCGCCGCTTGGAAGGCCGCCCTCGAAGCCGACCCGCAGCCGAAGGCACTCGCCCTGTCCCGCCAGAACCTCCCTGTGCTCGAAGGCACCAAGGAAAAGGCTCTCGACGGTGTCGCACGCGGCGCGTACATCCTCGTCGAAGCCTCCACCGGCACACCCGACGTCATCCTCATGGGCTCCGGCTCCGAGGTCCAGCTCGCAGTCGCGGCGGCGAAGGAACTCGAGGCGGACGGCATCGCCACCCGCGTGGTGTCTATGCCGTCGATGGACTGGTTCCTCCAGCAGGAGCGCTCCTACATCGACGAAATCATCCCGCGCGACGTCCTCGCACGCGTCTCCGTCGAAGCAGGCGTGGCCATGCCGTGGTTCCGCTTCACCGGCGACCAGGGCCGCAACGTCTCCCTCGAGCACTTCGGCGCGTCCGCGCCGGGCGCAGAGCTCTTCGAGCGCTTCGGCTTCACCACCGACGCGGTCGTCGCCGCCGCCCGAGAGTCCCTCGATTCCGTGCGCACCCGCACCGCCGATTCCGCCGCCGACCCAGAGCGTGGCCCGGTGCGCGGGGACGGGGTGTAG
- a CDS encoding heme o synthase yields the protein METVKAYFALTKPRVIELLLVAAIPAMLQADRGEVHVWLILATLFGGWMGAAAANTFNMVVDYDIDQKMGRTRARPLVRHTVTKERARIFAIVLLVASVLWLGLVCGSWLAAFFILLTNWFYIFVYTKWLKRRTWQNVIWGGAAGCMPVLVGWAVIRGHVTDGSPDQWWQAIVLFMIIFFWTPPHTWALAMKYRDDYERAEVPMLPVVATPEATTRQIVFYSWLTVITSLLLVPAASWVYFAVALLSGAAFLIMATRLHNGVKAGGDVKPLKLFILSNNYLAALFLGLSVDAVFGLQTLGELVGGGLVG from the coding sequence TTGGAGACCGTCAAGGCGTACTTCGCGCTGACTAAGCCGCGGGTCATCGAGCTTTTGCTGGTCGCCGCCATCCCCGCGATGCTGCAGGCCGACCGCGGTGAAGTGCATGTGTGGCTCATTTTGGCCACGCTGTTCGGCGGCTGGATGGGTGCCGCCGCCGCGAATACCTTCAATATGGTCGTCGACTACGACATCGACCAGAAGATGGGCCGCACGCGCGCCCGCCCGCTCGTGCGCCACACGGTGACCAAGGAACGCGCCCGCATCTTCGCGATTGTGCTGCTCGTGGCGTCCGTCCTGTGGCTCGGACTGGTGTGCGGCTCCTGGCTCGCCGCGTTTTTCATCCTGCTGACGAACTGGTTCTACATCTTCGTTTACACCAAGTGGCTCAAGCGCCGCACCTGGCAGAACGTCATTTGGGGCGGTGCGGCCGGCTGCATGCCCGTGCTCGTCGGCTGGGCTGTGATCCGCGGCCACGTCACTGACGGAAGCCCGGACCAGTGGTGGCAGGCGATCGTGCTGTTCATGATCATCTTCTTCTGGACTCCGCCACACACCTGGGCGCTGGCCATGAAATACCGCGACGACTACGAGCGCGCCGAGGTCCCGATGCTGCCCGTCGTGGCCACCCCGGAAGCCACCACCCGGCAGATCGTCTTCTACTCCTGGCTGACCGTGATCACGTCGCTGCTGCTCGTGCCGGCTGCGTCGTGGGTGTACTTCGCTGTCGCGTTGCTGTCCGGCGCCGCGTTCCTCATCATGGCAACCCGTCTGCACAACGGTGTGAAAGCCGGCGGCGACGTGAAACCGCTGAAGCTGTTCATTTTGTCGAACAACTACCTCGCAGCGCTGTTCCTGGGGTTGTCCGTTGACGCGGTCTTCGGGCTGCAGACCCTGGGTGAGCTCGTGGGCGGCGGGCTCGTCGGTTAG
- a CDS encoding ABC transporter ATP-binding protein, translating to MKPAPDSGGAAVEAAPDAALEVRDVVKTFGSVTAVDHLSFTARRGEVLALLGPNGAGKTTTIEMCEGFTAPTSGSISVLGMDPQQHGEKVRERIGIMLQGGGSYSGIRVREMLELTASYNADPLDPAWLMDILGLNKVAATTYRRLSGGQQQRLSLALALIGRPELVFLDEPTAGMDAQSRRAVWDLISALRRDGVTVILTTHLMDEAERLADHVAIIDRGALVAHGTPQELIDAGANPALRIRTDGPLDLSGITQEVTLIDDSPHTYLLPSSGDPQVISAVATAAAQQNVLIKELGVRHRTLEDVFLDLTGRELRA from the coding sequence ATGAAACCAGCACCAGATTCCGGCGGCGCGGCTGTTGAAGCGGCTCCCGACGCGGCTCTCGAGGTCCGCGACGTGGTCAAGACGTTCGGCTCCGTCACCGCCGTCGACCACTTGAGCTTCACGGCGCGCCGCGGCGAGGTGCTGGCGTTGCTCGGACCAAACGGCGCAGGCAAGACCACCACGATCGAAATGTGCGAAGGCTTCACCGCGCCCACGAGCGGATCGATCTCGGTGTTGGGAATGGACCCGCAGCAGCACGGGGAAAAGGTGCGGGAGCGCATCGGCATCATGCTGCAGGGCGGCGGCTCCTATTCCGGCATCCGCGTCAGGGAGATGCTGGAGCTCACCGCCTCGTATAACGCGGACCCGCTCGATCCGGCGTGGCTCATGGACATTCTCGGCCTGAACAAGGTCGCCGCAACGACGTACCGGCGACTTTCCGGCGGCCAGCAGCAGCGGCTCTCGCTCGCATTGGCGCTCATCGGCCGCCCCGAGCTCGTCTTTCTTGACGAGCCGACTGCAGGCATGGACGCGCAATCGCGCCGCGCGGTGTGGGATCTCATCAGCGCGCTGCGCCGCGACGGGGTCACGGTCATCCTCACCACGCACCTCATGGACGAGGCGGAACGGCTCGCGGACCACGTCGCCATCATCGACCGCGGCGCGCTCGTCGCGCACGGCACACCGCAAGAACTCATCGACGCCGGAGCCAATCCCGCCCTGCGCATCCGCACAGACGGCCCGCTCGACCTTTCGGGAATCACGCAAGAAGTAACGCTTATCGACGACTCCCCCCACACCTACCTCCTCCCCTCCTCCGGCGACCCGCAGGTCATCTCCGCCGTCGCCACTGCGGCCGCGCAGCAGAATGTCCTGATCAAGGAACTCGGTGTGCGCCACCGCACCCTCGAGGACGTCTTCCTCGATCTCACCGGCCGCGAACTGAGGGCGTGA
- the sufB gene encoding Fe-S cluster assembly protein SufB: MTSTTPAPGLEKPMNDDEIIESMGPYNYGWHDSDEAGSVARRGLNEDVVREISAAKNEPEWMLEQRLKALDIYDKKPLPNWGPDLSGIDFDQIKYFVRSTEQQATSWEDLPEDIKNTYDKLGIPEAEKQRLVAGVAAQYESEVVYHKIREDLEEQGVIFVDTDTGLREYPELFKEYFGSVVPAGDNKFSALNAAVWSGGSFIYVPKGVHVEIPLQAYFRINTENMGQFERTLIVVDEDAYVHYVEGCTAPIYQSDSLHAAVVEIIVKKNARCRYTTIQNWSNNVYNLVTQRARAEEGATMEWVDGNIGSKVNMKYPAVWMTGPNARGEVLSAQFCGEGQTQDTGAKVVHMAPNTSSNIVSKSVSRNGGRAAYRGLVQINANAKNSTSNIECDALLVDDISRTDTYPYNDIRNDHVTLGHEAKVSKVSEEQLFYLMSRGISEEDAMAMIVRGFIEPIAKELPMEYALELNRLIELQMEGSVG; the protein is encoded by the coding sequence ATGACTAGTACGACTCCCGCACCCGGCCTGGAAAAGCCGATGAACGACGACGAGATCATTGAGTCGATGGGGCCGTACAACTACGGCTGGCACGATTCCGACGAGGCAGGTTCCGTTGCCCGCCGCGGTCTCAACGAAGATGTCGTGCGCGAGATCTCTGCGGCCAAGAATGAGCCGGAGTGGATGCTCGAGCAGCGCCTGAAGGCGCTGGACATCTACGACAAGAAGCCCCTGCCGAACTGGGGTCCCGATCTCTCCGGCATCGACTTCGACCAGATCAAGTACTTCGTCCGCTCCACTGAGCAGCAGGCGACGAGCTGGGAAGACCTGCCGGAAGATATCAAGAACACCTACGACAAGCTGGGCATCCCGGAGGCTGAGAAGCAACGCCTCGTCGCCGGTGTTGCCGCCCAGTACGAATCCGAGGTCGTCTACCACAAGATCCGCGAGGACCTTGAAGAGCAGGGCGTTATCTTCGTCGATACCGACACGGGTCTGCGCGAATACCCGGAGCTGTTCAAGGAATACTTCGGTTCTGTCGTCCCGGCCGGCGACAACAAGTTCTCCGCGCTGAACGCGGCTGTCTGGTCTGGCGGCTCCTTCATCTACGTGCCTAAGGGCGTCCACGTGGAGATCCCGCTGCAGGCCTACTTCCGCATCAACACCGAGAACATGGGCCAGTTCGAGCGCACCCTGATCGTCGTCGACGAGGACGCCTACGTTCACTACGTCGAGGGCTGCACCGCGCCGATCTACCAGTCCGACTCGCTGCACGCAGCTGTGGTCGAGATCATCGTGAAGAAGAACGCGCGCTGCCGCTACACCACGATTCAGAACTGGTCCAACAATGTGTACAACCTGGTCACCCAGCGTGCCCGCGCCGAGGAAGGCGCAACGATGGAGTGGGTCGACGGCAACATCGGCTCCAAGGTGAACATGAAGTACCCGGCTGTCTGGATGACGGGCCCGAACGCCCGCGGCGAAGTCCTGTCCGCTCAGTTCTGCGGCGAGGGCCAGACCCAGGACACCGGTGCGAAGGTCGTCCACATGGCGCCGAACACCTCCTCCAATATCGTGTCCAAGTCGGTCTCCCGCAACGGCGGCCGCGCCGCCTACCGCGGCCTTGTGCAGATCAACGCGAATGCGAAGAACTCCACCTCCAACATCGAGTGCGACGCACTCTTGGTGGACGACATCTCGCGCACGGACACCTACCCGTACAACGACATCCGCAACGACCACGTGACCCTGGGCCACGAGGCGAAGGTGTCGAAGGTGAGCGAGGAGCAGCTGTTCTACCTCATGTCCCGCGGCATTTCCGAGGAAGACGCGATGGCGATGATCGTCCGCGGCTTCATCGAGCCGATCGCGAAGGAGCTCCCGATGGAGTACGCGCTCGAGCTCAACCGCCTCATTGAACTGCAGATGGAAGGATCGGTGGGCTAA
- a CDS encoding ABC transporter permease, protein MTDTQRPASEHFPSERFAPGTFAPAPQRASATRMIASQGKIEAILLLRHGEQILVNLLIPAAIMIGAAVVPVLGDQTSLNQIVTMVFSIAAASAGFTAQAISLAFDRRYGALKRTGASGVPAWTIIAGKVLGVLATVLVQIVVLGGIALALGWRISPVGAVLGFLTLLAGVTTFTALGLLLGGTQSSEIVLAGANFIWLVMLAVLGWVVYSGNLGTPGVWDLVPTVALADAMDGALSATIHPWAWLALIGWAIIAVAGTIRWFRFDG, encoded by the coding sequence ATGACTGATACGCAACGACCTGCTTCTGAGCACTTCCCTTCCGAGCGTTTCGCGCCGGGCACGTTCGCCCCGGCTCCGCAGCGCGCGAGCGCCACCCGCATGATCGCCTCGCAGGGCAAGATCGAAGCGATCCTTCTTCTGCGCCACGGCGAGCAGATTCTGGTGAACCTGCTCATTCCCGCCGCCATCATGATCGGCGCGGCCGTTGTCCCGGTGCTGGGAGACCAGACGAGCCTCAACCAGATCGTCACCATGGTCTTTTCCATCGCCGCCGCGTCGGCCGGGTTCACAGCGCAGGCGATTTCGCTAGCTTTTGATCGCCGATACGGTGCTTTGAAGCGCACTGGCGCGTCCGGCGTTCCCGCGTGGACGATCATCGCGGGCAAGGTGCTCGGCGTGCTGGCCACCGTGCTCGTGCAGATCGTCGTCCTCGGCGGCATCGCGCTCGCTCTGGGCTGGCGCATTTCCCCTGTCGGCGCCGTCCTCGGTTTCTTGACCTTGCTCGCCGGCGTCACGACGTTCACTGCGCTGGGCTTGCTGCTCGGTGGCACACAGTCGTCCGAAATCGTTCTCGCCGGCGCAAATTTCATTTGGCTGGTCATGCTGGCTGTGCTCGGCTGGGTGGTCTACTCCGGCAACCTCGGAACCCCCGGCGTGTGGGACCTCGTCCCCACTGTCGCGCTCGCCGACGCGATGGACGGCGCCCTGTCCGCAACCATCCACCCGTGGGCGTGGCTGGCCCTGATCGGGTGGGCCATTATCGCCGTCGCGGGAACTATCCGCTGGTTCAGATTCGACGGATAA
- a CDS encoding quinone oxidoreductase family protein, translating into MKAIQITETGGPDVLALADVPAPSPNPGQVLVKVAYAGVNYIDTYYREGIYHSELPFVPGLEGCGEVVEDPAGEIAPGTVVAWDSAPGSYAEYVCVERGRLVAVPDSIEPRVAATMLLQGITAHYLLYGVRDTQQGDSLLITAGAGGVGLLLTQLAAAQGATVFSVVSTDEKEKLAYDAGATEVFRYSDDLAEMVRRRNGGRGVDVVYDGVGKDTFNESLEAVRPRGLVCLFGAASGPVDPIDPQILNTHGSIFLTRPSIGAYTATDDEFRMRAQAVVRAVDDGTLNLRVQEPYALADAAQAHKDLQGRRTTGSIVLRVSV; encoded by the coding sequence ATGAAAGCTATCCAGATCACCGAAACCGGCGGCCCGGACGTACTCGCGCTCGCCGACGTCCCCGCTCCCTCGCCCAACCCCGGCCAAGTTCTGGTGAAGGTGGCCTACGCGGGTGTCAATTACATCGACACCTATTACCGCGAGGGCATCTATCATTCTGAGCTGCCCTTCGTCCCGGGGCTGGAAGGCTGCGGCGAAGTCGTCGAGGACCCCGCCGGAGAGATCGCACCGGGCACCGTTGTCGCATGGGATTCCGCGCCCGGCTCGTACGCGGAATACGTCTGCGTGGAGCGCGGCCGCCTCGTCGCCGTGCCCGACTCCATCGAGCCCCGCGTCGCCGCGACAATGCTGCTTCAGGGCATCACCGCCCATTACCTGCTCTACGGAGTGCGCGACACGCAGCAGGGCGATTCACTCCTGATCACCGCAGGCGCCGGCGGCGTGGGCCTCCTGTTGACCCAGCTCGCGGCCGCGCAGGGGGCGACCGTCTTCTCCGTCGTCTCCACCGACGAGAAAGAGAAGCTCGCCTACGATGCCGGCGCCACTGAGGTGTTCCGCTACAGCGACGACCTCGCCGAGATGGTGCGCCGCCGCAACGGCGGCCGCGGAGTGGACGTGGTCTACGACGGCGTCGGCAAGGACACCTTCAACGAATCCCTCGAAGCCGTCCGCCCGCGGGGCCTGGTTTGCCTCTTCGGCGCCGCGTCCGGCCCCGTCGACCCGATCGATCCGCAAATTCTGAACACACACGGCTCCATCTTTCTAACGCGCCCGTCTATCGGCGCTTACACCGCCACCGACGACGAATTCCGCATGCGCGCCCAAGCCGTCGTCCGCGCAGTCGACGACGGCACGCTAAACCTTCGTGTGCAAGAGCCCTACGCTCTCGCCGACGCAGCGCAGGCGCACAAGGATCTGCAGGGGCGCAGGACGACGGGCTCGATCGTCCTCAGGGTCTCCGTCTAA
- the mptB gene encoding polyprenol phosphomannose-dependent alpha 1,6 mannosyltransferase MptB, with protein MRELPRLGRPGSRSAELHTGPLGGSAPSAPASLWERNRFELLRVIGLVGTLLIGLGGLGGGALPVVDASAASFGSMPLGALMGRMMLASSSLVLVGVAVLVFAWLLMGPFVGVGDGSPRVDVAVLLRTFGAWIVPLIFTAPLFTQDIYSYLAQGAIVADGMDPYAAGPVELLGHEHPLARSVPFIWAESPSPYGPVALGISSVVAQLTGSSIFWGVVCHRMLSLLGVAAAAWAIVALARRCGVSPAAAVWLGVLNPLVVLHLIGGIHNEAIMMGFLLVGLELGLRGIDCLGGTAARGWALLVVSGVLISCAGMVKVTGFLALGFIGMALARRWGGALGIAGAVVVQSAVMAASVATATAVTGIGLGWVTGQGGAATIRSWLSVTTDIGVISAVTGQLLGLGDHSEAALVITRTVGLIIAAGFILRMLWATFKGTIHPVGGLGVATLVLVLLFPVVHPWYPLWGIMPLAGWANRTFFRAGTAAYSALFSFVVLPRGLALPADAVATIYVNALLAVLLIATAAWAWLRLRGQKVLH; from the coding sequence GTGCGGGAGCTGCCCCGGCTCGGACGGCCCGGTTCCCGCTCGGCGGAGCTCCACACTGGGCCCCTTGGCGGGTCCGCGCCTTCGGCGCCAGCGTCGCTGTGGGAGCGCAACCGATTCGAGCTCCTCCGCGTCATCGGACTGGTGGGCACCCTCCTCATTGGCCTCGGCGGCCTCGGCGGCGGCGCATTGCCAGTGGTGGACGCTTCCGCTGCCTCATTCGGTTCGATGCCGCTCGGGGCGTTAATGGGGAGGATGATGCTGGCGTCGTCAAGCCTTGTGCTTGTGGGTGTTGCCGTGCTCGTTTTCGCCTGGCTGCTGATGGGCCCGTTCGTCGGCGTTGGCGACGGCTCCCCGCGCGTCGATGTGGCTGTGCTGCTGCGCACCTTCGGCGCGTGGATTGTGCCGCTCATTTTCACCGCGCCACTGTTCACCCAGGATATTTACTCGTACCTGGCGCAGGGCGCGATCGTGGCCGACGGGATGGACCCGTACGCCGCAGGCCCGGTTGAACTGCTCGGGCACGAGCATCCGCTGGCGCGCAGTGTGCCGTTCATCTGGGCGGAATCGCCATCGCCGTACGGCCCGGTGGCGCTCGGCATTTCCTCGGTGGTTGCGCAGCTGACCGGATCGTCGATCTTCTGGGGCGTTGTCTGCCACCGAATGCTGTCGCTGCTCGGTGTCGCTGCTGCGGCGTGGGCGATCGTGGCGCTCGCACGGCGTTGCGGCGTCAGCCCTGCTGCCGCCGTGTGGCTCGGCGTACTGAATCCGCTCGTGGTTTTGCACCTGATCGGGGGAATCCACAACGAGGCGATCATGATGGGCTTTTTGCTCGTCGGCCTCGAGCTAGGGCTGCGCGGTATCGATTGCCTCGGCGGGACTGCCGCGCGGGGGTGGGCACTGCTCGTCGTCTCTGGGGTGCTCATCAGCTGCGCCGGCATGGTCAAGGTGACGGGTTTTCTCGCCCTGGGCTTTATCGGCATGGCGCTGGCGCGGCGCTGGGGCGGAGCGCTCGGAATCGCCGGCGCTGTGGTCGTGCAAAGCGCAGTCATGGCGGCCTCCGTGGCAACCGCGACCGCGGTCACCGGAATCGGCCTCGGCTGGGTCACCGGCCAAGGCGGCGCGGCGACGATCCGCAGCTGGCTGTCCGTCACCACCGATATCGGAGTAATCTCCGCGGTCACCGGTCAACTGCTCGGTCTCGGCGACCACTCGGAAGCGGCATTAGTGATCACCCGCACCGTGGGATTGATCATCGCCGCAGGCTTCATCCTCCGCATGCTGTGGGCGACGTTCAAGGGCACGATTCACCCCGTTGGGGGGCTCGGCGTGGCCACGCTCGTGCTAGTGCTCCTCTTCCCGGTCGTGCACCCGTGGTACCCGCTGTGGGGCATCATGCCGCTGGCCGGGTGGGCCAACCGGACCTTCTTCCGCGCAGGTACTGCCGCTTACAGCGCGCTGTTCAGCTTCGTCGTGCTCCCCCGCGGGCTCGCGCTGCCCGCGGACGCGGTGGCGACGATCTACGTCAACGCACTCCTTGCGGTTCTCCTCATCGCGACCGCCGCGTGGGCGTGGTTAAGGCTCCGTGGACAAAAAGTTCTACACTAA